The sequence GCTCAAGCCGGTCCGGCGCTTCATCCCGGACTCGTGGAAGAACTTCTTCAAGGGGAGACGCACCGGCGGCTCCAGCTGGGACAGCGCGGCCTCCGACATCAGGTACATTTCGGACGGGGTGGAATGCTCGCCGCCGGCCTCGCCGCAGCACAGGTCGGTGCCCGGCTCCTGCCAGGACCCCTGCGGAGGCGCGGGCGGCAGCTGCGGGTCGCGGCGGGAGGCTGAAGCCATGCTGGCCGCCGAGCCCTGCGGGTGGCCGGGGCGCCGGGCCGGCAGCGGCCGGACCCCCAGCGAGCGGCTGGAGGCCTATCGGCAGCGCCACGCCTTCATGAAGTCCTGGCCCGGGCTGCTCCGCATCCTCGGCGtggcccagctcctgctgggcgCCGCCGTCTTCGCCTGCGTCGCGGCCTACGTGCACAAGGACAACGAGTGGTACAACGTGTTCGGCTACTCGCAGCCCTACGGCTACGGGCCCGCCGGCGCCTACGGGGGCTACTCCTACAGCGGGCCCAAAACGCCCTTCGTCCTGGTGGCGGCCGGGATGGCGTGGGTCGTCACCAtcgtgctgctggtgctgggcatGTCCATGTACTACCGCACCATCCTGCTGGATTCCAGCTGGTGGCCGCTGACCGAGTTCGGAATTAACGTGGCCTTGTTCCTGCTGTACATGTCGGCTGCCGTCGTGTACGTGAACGACACCAACCGCGGGGGGCTCTGCTACTACCAGTTGTTCAAGACGCCGATCAACGCGTCTTTCTGCCGGGTGGAGGGAGGCCAGACAGCAGCGATCATCTTCCTGTTCGTCACGGTGG is a genomic window of Apus apus isolate bApuApu2 chromosome Z, bApuApu2.pri.cur, whole genome shotgun sequence containing:
- the MARVELD2 gene encoding MARVEL domain-containing protein 2 — encoded protein: MSRSGGSGGGRSGRALLPRGAGPGSSRPRGPEPAATGSLPPPPLPLQPPRGPAAGSPGPGRPAELKPVRRFIPDSWKNFFKGRRTGGSSWDSAASDIRYISDGVECSPPASPQHRSVPGSCQDPCGGAGGSCGSRREAEAMLAAEPCGWPGRRAGSGRTPSERLEAYRQRHAFMKSWPGLLRILGVAQLLLGAAVFACVAAYVHKDNEWYNVFGYSQPYGYGPAGAYGGYSYSGPKTPFVLVAAGMAWVVTIVLLVLGMSMYYRTILLDSSWWPLTEFGINVALFLLYMSAAVVYVNDTNRGGLCYYQLFKTPINASFCRVEGGQTAAIIFLFVTVVMYLVSAVVSLKLWRHEAARRHRELMEREMKTQSSLPEYKYESEDRPGEEVAYRQLKSMERKPELLNGHIPAGHIPKPVVMPDYLAKYPAIQTNEMRDRYKAVFNDQFAEYKELSVEVHAVLKKFDELDALMRQLPYHPESIYEQERIYKVLQEYKKKKNDPAFLEKKERCEYLKNKLSHIKQRIQDYDKIMNWNVET